A stretch of DNA from Leptospira barantonii:
GAAGCGGTGGAGAATCAAATCGTCACACATTGCGACGGCAACAATCCGTCCGCTTGGAACTTGGATTCCTTAAAAGAATGGCTCGAAGGGTTGGATCTGGATGTCTCCATCAACGAAGAAGACTTTAAGAAAACCAAAAATCCTCAACTTGCACTTTTCGAAAAGGTGAGCGCCGGGGCGAAACAAAGATACGAAGACCGAGCGATAAACATCGGAAAGGATATCTGGAAACTTCTCGAAAGAAATATTTTTCTGGATATTCTCGATCATCGTTGGAAGGAACATCTCTATTCCATGGATCATCTGCGCGAAGGAATTTGGACCGTCGGTTATAGCGAAAGAAATCCTCTCGTGGAATACAAACTTCAAGGTTTTAGAATGTTCGACGTTGCGATCGAAAATCTGAAAAACGAAGTGGTGAACTTTCTGTTCCGTGTGGAAGTTTCCGAAAATTCAAAACCTCCCGAAGAGAAAAGGGAATATAAGAAAATCGGCAAGGAAGTCACCAGCGGTTTTCAGGAACTTTCCGGCGAAATGGGGAACGGAGGAAATCGTTCGAACGGGGCGACCGTCAGCGTTACAACCAGTTCCGGCGGTGGAACCGAAAGAAAAACGAGCCGGAGAAGAAAACGGTGAAGTCTCGTTTTCAAGGATCCGCGTTTACGATCGGAACGCTTTTGTTGGTAGCGGGAATTGCAACTACCTGCGTAACCACTCCGCCTCCGAAAGGATCTGCAAAACAGATCTATGCGGATTGTATGGAAACGTTCGGGGATAAGGAAAAGTGCGAGAAGCTCGTTCTCAAACAACTCTTAGGTTCCGGAACCGCTCAAAGCGGCGATTCTTCCCAAAACAACGGAACGGAGAATGCGCAAAACAGCGAACCCACTTTGGATCCCGAAATCGAAAAGAATCTTCGACTTAGATCCGAAATCAAGGATACATTACAGGGCCAAAATCGCATTTTCGTAAAAGAATTTTTAGGAAACCCAGATGTGGTTCAATACCGAACCAACAGCATCGAAGCCTTTATTTACAATAGACCGATCAGCCGGTTCAAACCGGGCGCGAGACCGGATCAGGAAATTCGGGTTTTGCTACGCAATGGGACAGTAGTACGTGTGGAACACGTCGCACCGTAAGCTAGTTTAGACCTCAAAATTTTCAATCGGTGCCGTATTTTTAAGCATAAACTCTCGAAAAACGTTTGTAACCCTGGTAGTACCTAAGAATCGTGGACCTGATGAAGATCCAGTGGATCAATCGGTTTCTCATTTTAGTTCTAACCGCGGTTATCGTATTGCCGTGCGAGGAAGACGGAACCTTTGATCTTGCCTTTTTGGACGTTAAGAGCGGAGAATTGCATTCCACTCTTGCCAAAAAAATCCACGGACAAAATCAGCAGAAATCTCATTCCGAAATTCAATCGGGAATCGAGTCAAACGACCTCGCGATCTGTCACAGAGGACGTTACGACTTTTTAGATCTCGTCTTTTCCGGCTTTTTCGAACTTTCCAATACGGAAGATTTTTTCTTCGCGAGAAAGTTCAACGCTCATCAAAGACAATTCGGTTATCTTCTTTCTTCTCTCCTTCTGAACTTACCGCCTCCGATCGTTTAATATCCTTCTTCTAAATTGAAAATCCTATAGATAGTCTAACGGAGTCGCGCTCGTATACTTACGGTCGCGTTCTTCCACAAAAGATGGAGTACAAAGTTGCAGAATTTCATTCAAAAAATTGCCGACGTTAGGCGGATCGTTGCCTTAACGATTGTTTTTGGCGGTTTTTTCTTTTCCATTCAAGGTCAAGGCACCGAAGAATTGAGCGATAGCCCGATCGAAACCAGGGAAGTGAACGCCGCTCCTCCGGTTCGAGAATTGGAATTCGATCTCAAAACTGCCGAGACAATGCTCTGGAAGAATAACCTTCTTCTCATTGCGGCGAGATTCTCGGTCGACGTTAAAAAAGCCGGGATCGAACAAGCCGGTCTTTATGCGAACCCGAACATCTTTATCGATCAGAGTATTTTCGCAGAACCGACGCAAAGATACTTCGATACGACCCGTTCCGGACAAACCGTGGTTCAGATCCAACAGACTTTTCTTCTCGGAGGAAAGATCGGAAAGCGGGTTAAGGTCGCCGAGTTAAACACAAAGATCAGCGAACAAGAATTTTACGATCTTGCTCGCGCCTTGATTACGAAATTAAGAACCCAGTTCTACGCGATCCATTATTACAGACAAGCGATCAACTTCTATGATAAAAGTATAATATCATTGGAGAAGACTGTTTCTTCCGCGGAACTCGCCTATAAAAGAAGGGCGATTCTTCAGGCGGAACTTCTGCGTTTAAAGGCTCTTCTTTTCTTTTTGAAAAAGGAAAGAGAGGACTTAAAGATAAAGATCGTTGAACGCGAGGCGGATCTCAGGGTACTTTTGAACGACGACAAGATCAGAGATCAAAATCTTTCTCTGGTTCCGGTTCTGAACGAAGACACTCTTTTCGAGATCAATCCTTCTCGTATGAATTTGGACGAGCTCGTTTTAAAGGCGAAAGAATCCAGACCCGATCTGAAAAAGGCGATTCAATCCTTGAAATACGAGGAAGCGAACTTAGATCTTCAATACGCGAATGCGATTCCGGATCTTTCCTTCGGTCCGATGTACAACCGGGGAGGAACGGCGTTCCAGAACTATTGGGGGATCACTGCTCAGTTGACCGTTCCTCTTTTCGATAGAAATCAGGGGAATATCAAAGCCGCTCAGAAAGCGATTCTCGCCAAAAAGCAGGAACTCAAACAACAGATCTTGGAAGTGGAAAACGAGGTTGCGGTTTCTTTCGCTACGGCAAGGGCAAAAGACGGACTGTATCGTCGTTTTAGAAACACTTATACGAAGGATTACGCCGATCTTTCGCAGGATATGATCCTAAGTTACGAAAAACGTTATATTACAATATTGGAATTCGCCGATTTTTTTGAAACCTATCGTTCTAGCATCGTCGAGATGCTTCGTCTTCAGACGGATAGAATGGAAGCGATAGAAAACGTCAACTTCTCCGTCGGAACGGGTGTTCTTGTTCCGGGAGCTGGCAACGGTGCGGATACAAACGAGTCAAATTCAGGAGGTACGAAATGAAACTACCTATTAATAAACGTGTGCTAGTCCTAGGTCTGGTCGCGGGTGCAATCTTTATCGGAATTATCGCGATCATGGGCTTGGGGAACGGAGCGAAAAAAACAAAACTTCCTCCCAATAAACCGATCGTGGGCGAAAACGGAGAACGGATCGAGTTTAAAGATGGAAGTCCCGGTCTTCAAATCATCAAGGTTATGGAGATCGGCAAACAGGGAGATTTCGTGAGCGTGGAAGCTCCAGCTCGTTTGATCGCTTCTACTTCTCCTTCAAATAGCGGCGGGGAAAGAATCATTCTTTTCGAATCCGCAGATTTGAACGATCTTTACGTGGGTTATATTCACGCAAAAAACAGCCTGAACCGTTCGATCAAAAATCACAATCGTATCAAGGACATGTTCAAACATAGGGTCGCTACGGAAAAGGATCTAATCGAAGCAGAAACGGAAGAGAACAACGACACCGCGGAACTAGCGGAATTCGAAGGGAAACTGCGTGCGGTCGGTCTGAATCCCGCTCTTTTGAGAAGCGCCGGCGCCCAAAATGCATGGATCATCAGCGACGTTCCCGAATCCCAACTTTCCAAACTCAGAAAAGGAAAGAAGGTGAAGGTTCGTTTTTCCTCTTTTCCAAGCCAAGAATGGAGCGGAACAGCGGAAGCGCTCGGCGACAACGTGGACCCGATGACAAGAACCGTAAAAGTTCGTATCGTAATCAACAACGTCGATTATAAACTCAAACCCGGTATGTTCGCGAGCGTGAAGTTTCCGGAAGATACCAACAGCGATACGGTCGTGGTTCCTTTCAATTCCATCGTTACGGTGGAAGGTCAGAATTACGTTTTTGTCGAAGAATCTCCGCATGAGTTTACCAGACGGGAAGTAACCTTGGGTATTTCTTCTATGGATCGAGTCAATGTCATCGAAGGTTTGACCAGGGGCGATCGAGTGGTCGTTGAAGGTTCCATTCTTTTGAAAGGATTGAGTTTCGGCTTCTGATGAGGATACAACAACTGATCAGAATCGCTCTGATACTATTACTCAGTGTTTCCTTTTCCTCGGTCTTTGCGCAGACTCAGTACAAA
This window harbors:
- a CDS encoding TolC family protein, producing MVFGGFFFSIQGQGTEELSDSPIETREVNAAPPVRELEFDLKTAETMLWKNNLLLIAARFSVDVKKAGIEQAGLYANPNIFIDQSIFAEPTQRYFDTTRSGQTVVQIQQTFLLGGKIGKRVKVAELNTKISEQEFYDLARALITKLRTQFYAIHYYRQAINFYDKSIISLEKTVSSAELAYKRRAILQAELLRLKALLFFLKKEREDLKIKIVEREADLRVLLNDDKIRDQNLSLVPVLNEDTLFEINPSRMNLDELVLKAKESRPDLKKAIQSLKYEEANLDLQYANAIPDLSFGPMYNRGGTAFQNYWGITAQLTVPLFDRNQGNIKAAQKAILAKKQELKQQILEVENEVAVSFATARAKDGLYRRFRNTYTKDYADLSQDMILSYEKRYITILEFADFFETYRSSIVEMLRLQTDRMEAIENVNFSVGTGVLVPGAGNGADTNESNSGGTK
- a CDS encoding efflux RND transporter periplasmic adaptor subunit; its protein translation is MKLPINKRVLVLGLVAGAIFIGIIAIMGLGNGAKKTKLPPNKPIVGENGERIEFKDGSPGLQIIKVMEIGKQGDFVSVEAPARLIASTSPSNSGGERIILFESADLNDLYVGYIHAKNSLNRSIKNHNRIKDMFKHRVATEKDLIEAETEENNDTAELAEFEGKLRAVGLNPALLRSAGAQNAWIISDVPESQLSKLRKGKKVKVRFSSFPSQEWSGTAEALGDNVDPMTRTVKVRIVINNVDYKLKPGMFASVKFPEDTNSDTVVVPFNSIVTVEGQNYVFVEESPHEFTRREVTLGISSMDRVNVIEGLTRGDRVVVEGSILLKGLSFGF